The following coding sequences lie in one Lepeophtheirus salmonis chromosome 11, UVic_Lsal_1.4, whole genome shotgun sequence genomic window:
- the LOC121126058 gene encoding WD repeat domain phosphoinositide-interacting protein 4, whose product MSQSRLGLAEGWGHIRSIRFNQDGSCFVCAFDDGIRVYNTEPVREKAHLKKADTFGSIEIAEILYRTNLIAMVSSSGGVYAENAVMIYDDLQSKMVLEFTFPEGVVNVKLRRDKLIAITPKAIHVFSFPQNPQRLYTLETRDNPRGLCDASPAKAERGIMIFPGYKPGSLQIVDLDTTEQKSSSAPVTLNAHKTELWCLALNTKGNLIATASKKGTLIRIWDSLRRVMLVELRRGSDQADLYCINFSSDDQWLCCSSDKGTVHIFALQDYKLNKRSALSSLGIPGAYAGSQWSLANFTVPQECACVCTFGKQGYIYAVCLDGSFHKYHFCPDGVCNQNAYDVITELCEDCDWENMRR is encoded by the coding sequence ATGAGTCAATCCCGTTTGGGATTAGCGGAAGGATGGGGTCACATCCGTTCTATCCGCTTTAATCAAGACGGATCCTGCTTTGTATGCGCCTTTGATGATGGAATACGAGTTTACAATACAGAGCCAGTACGGGAAAAggcccatttaaaaaaagcggATACCTTTGGATCAATCGAAATCGCTGAGATTCTCTATCGAACTAACCTCATTGCAATGGTCTCTAGTTCAGGAGGCGTATATGCAGAGAATGCCGTCATGATCTACGATGATCTTCAATCCAAAATGGTCTTGGAATTTACTTTTCCCGAAGGGGTTGTAAATGTCAAACTTCGTAGGGATAAACTCATTGCCATTACTCCAAAGGCAATCCATGTTTTTTCATTTCCTCAAAATCCACAGAGACTCTATACACTTGAAACAAGAGATAATCCTCGAGGACTCTGTGATGCGAGTCCTGCAAAGGCTGAGAGAGGGATCATGATTTTCCCTGGCTACAAACCTGGATCCCTACAAATTGTAGATCTGGACACTACGGAACAAAAAAGTAGTTCTGCTCCTGTAACTCTGAATGCTCACAAAACTGAGTTATGGTGTTTAGCCTTGAATACGAAAGGAAATCTCATTGCCACAGCTTCtaaaaaaggaactttaattCGAATTTGGGATTCACTTCGACGAGTCATGCTCGTTGAATTGCGAAGAGGCTCTGATCAAGCGGATTTATACTGCATTAATTTTAGTTCTGACGATCAATGGCTTTGTTGCTCTTCAGACAAAGGGACTGTACATATATTTGCCCTCCAGGATTACAAACTGAATAAACGTTCTGCATTATCTTCTCTAGGGATTCCTGGTGCTTATGCAGGTTCACAATGGTCGCTTGCAAACTTTACTGTGCCCCAAGAGTGTGCTTGCGTTTGCACATTTGGCAAGCAAGGATATATCTACGCTGTTTGCCTGGACGGATCTTTCCACAAATATCATTTCTGTCCTGATGGCGTTTGTAATCAAAATGCCTATGATGTTATAACAGAGCTTTGTGAAGACTGTGACTGGGAAAATATGAGACGATGA
- the LOC121125881 gene encoding ATP synthase mitochondrial F1 complex assembly factor 1 isoform X2, with translation MALRRLFTNCVLKRELTHCLHKRSVYTTNIMSQQQMENLGNNPYYSKYADKITKLQKTSPEEFLKRLGTTEKDNKLPSQVEEKDFSFPTRPKNMLGSEPLPIKEKKLESIMKTELLMNNTKEEISTIWQEHHKNKDCISAVIPVDVFNEMKLRFKEFKTFLFPLPRKEGYEFIVVQFSGNEAHFTTLINFQAYKENSPECLTMVHYPELAEDKGIVLMVGEFDKNILNIAEAQCLANQIEMYYYRPSPSKIALMETFLKRPNEFKHSQLISEMDNIVLDLGAEQKKSS, from the exons ATGGCATTACGCAGATTATTCACAAATTGTGTCCTTAAAAGGGAATTAACTCATTGCTTGCACAAGAGATCCGTATATACGACCAACATAATGAGTCAGCAACAAATGGAGAACTTGGGAAATAATCCCTACTATTCAAAATATGCTGATAAAATCACAAAACTACAAAA AACCTCCCCTGAGGAATTTTTGAAACGTCTGGGAACTACTGAGAAAGATAATAAATTGCCCTCTCAAGTGGAGGAGAAGGACTTTTCCTTTCCTACTCGACCCAAAAATATGCTAGGATCTGAGCCTCTcccaattaaagaaaaa AAACTAGAATCCATCATGAAGACAGAATTGCTCATGAATAATACGAAGGAAGAAATCAGTACTATTTGGCAAGAACATCACAAAAACAAGGATTGTATATCAGCTGTAATTCCCGTTGATGTTTTCAACGAGATGAAACTTcgatttaaagaatttaaaacctttttgttCCCTCTCCCGAGGAAAGAGGGCTACGAATTTATTGTTGTTCAATTTTCGGGTAACGAAGCCCATTTTACCACACTCATTAACTTTCAAGCCTATAAAGAAAATTCACCAGAGTGCCTAACAATGGTGCATTATCCAGAACTCGCTGAGGATAAGGGAATTGTCTTAATGGTTGGggagtttgataaaaatattttg AACATCGCGGAAGCTCAATGCCTTGCAAATCAAATCGAAATGTACTATTATAGACCTTCTCCATCTAAAATTGCCTTGATGGAAACGTTTTTAAAGCGTCCGAATGAATTTAAGCACTCACAACTCATATCTGAAATGGATAATATCGTTTTGGATCTGGGGGCTGAGCAAAAGAAAAGTAGCTAA
- the LOC121125881 gene encoding ATP synthase mitochondrial F1 complex assembly factor 1 isoform X1, producing MALRRLFTNCVLKRELTHCLHKRSVYTTNIMSQQQMENLGNNPYYSKYADKITKLQKTSPEEFLKRLGTTEKDNKLPSQVEEKDFSFPTRPKNMLGSEPLPIKEKKLESIMKTELLMNNTKEEISTIWQEHHKNKDCISAVIPVDVFNEMKLRFKEFKTFLFPLPRKEGYEFIVVQFSGNEAHFTTLINFQAYKENSPECLTMVHYPELAEDKGIVLMVGEFDKNILSMSEASCLVVQALIYYGGDLEVEGNLKRLKHLIDFKYNTDEFNHFDLIAGLEASRNIPLSQLFLSNVSHSEE from the exons ATGGCATTACGCAGATTATTCACAAATTGTGTCCTTAAAAGGGAATTAACTCATTGCTTGCACAAGAGATCCGTATATACGACCAACATAATGAGTCAGCAACAAATGGAGAACTTGGGAAATAATCCCTACTATTCAAAATATGCTGATAAAATCACAAAACTACAAAA AACCTCCCCTGAGGAATTTTTGAAACGTCTGGGAACTACTGAGAAAGATAATAAATTGCCCTCTCAAGTGGAGGAGAAGGACTTTTCCTTTCCTACTCGACCCAAAAATATGCTAGGATCTGAGCCTCTcccaattaaagaaaaa AAACTAGAATCCATCATGAAGACAGAATTGCTCATGAATAATACGAAGGAAGAAATCAGTACTATTTGGCAAGAACATCACAAAAACAAGGATTGTATATCAGCTGTAATTCCCGTTGATGTTTTCAACGAGATGAAACTTcgatttaaagaatttaaaacctttttgttCCCTCTCCCGAGGAAAGAGGGCTACGAATTTATTGTTGTTCAATTTTCGGGTAACGAAGCCCATTTTACCACACTCATTAACTTTCAAGCCTATAAAGAAAATTCACCAGAGTGCCTAACAATGGTGCATTATCCAGAACTCGCTGAGGATAAGGGAATTGTCTTAATGGTTGGggagtttgataaaaatattttg AGCATGTCCGAGGCATCCTGTCTAGTTGTTCAAGCCTTAATATATTATGGAGGAGATTTGGAGGTTGAGGGGAATCTTAAGCGCCTTAAACATTTaatagatttcaaatataacactGATGAGTTCaatcattttgatttaattgcTGGACTGGAAGCCTCCAGGAACATTCCCTTATCTCAACTCTTTTTATCGAATGTTAGCCAttctgaagaataa
- the LOC121126055 gene encoding squamous cell carcinoma antigen recognized by T-cells 3-like, translated as MSLEEMDQDGDLVNDEQDNDSLDDEDMEDAREKELNEKLKAVNETLKNNPYDYQSHIDKISVLKSLGELEELRLARQTFSKLYPLSVELWLTWLQDEQRLASSPKERKEVCHLFKRAVQDYLSVDIWIEYCSFILGDVGSADGVSSAREVFEEAVAAIGLHVGKGYLIWGAYRDFEVAVMNLHNKGYEFVFKVFQRQLAIPLLNMEKSIEELKDFEDIPDFKRFSSSSSLSSVYQNSLKKLRGKEEFENALLQTVGDSEANFIKYSEYIQALRDNKSSSPPEIQNLYERRITDHCLNPISWIEYLNYLDSVLKIQSIAMSVYRRAIRNCPWSGNLWCNYIRALEVYGSDLKEITKVFEEALASGFSDPVDYSRIWINYISYFRRKIDDGNESEDSSKAKTDLKEIFERAIDHLDGIPNSDPELKLSRFWASVSGDRLRDMETARKCWAKIVHLIGDRMIYWTEYVTLEKLYGDSKHLRKVFLRGMEKIKDFPDYFAHLWRQFELEEGDLTQLQNAEDKIRKCLLINEERLAKKTAQTQEFKKSQSEKIEKKKDKDKDRRREKRRFEAEDRQTQRKRKMGVIEPQGFQVIIEEDDDNGGKKLKKDSDENVFKAPFPFENKALYQRNIEETQIKHLSGCSQMKENEGAVKPPPGYTQPEGTKKTVKPPPGYQKEVKPPPGFKSQHKSTAEIENGSGSGRPNPEFKDKEESDRTIFLSNLSFEVTEEEIREMMESSGPVKEVRLAKNFNGKSRGFAYVDFVYSESVSKSILRDNELLKERPVYISMCDPNKKGHQFKYATVLEKNKLFVRGLNFSTSKEDLIELFSTYGKVKEVRVVTFRNGKSKGIAYVDFENESDATNAIMKIDGMNFMGHFINVAFSNPPEKKKDMEPVSCLGGGVLKKQAPFLPRSILSKTRDVTEGSSTSSTANTTPKSNADFRNLLLKK; from the coding sequence ATGTCTCTCGAAGAAATGGATCAAGACGGAGATCTAGTGAATGATGAACAGGATAATGATTCCCTGGATGATGAAGATATGGAGGATGCTCGTGAAAAGGAACTTAATGAAAAGCTCAAAGCAGTTAATGAGACATTGAAGAATAATCCTTATGACTATCAAAGTCACATTGATAAAATATCTGTCCTCAAATCCCTTGGTGAATTAGAAGAGCTCCGTCTCGCCAGACAGACTTTTTCAAAGCTTTATCCCTTGAGTGTTGAACTATGGTTAACCTGGCTTCAAGATGAGCAACGACTAGCTTCTAGTCCCAAAGAGCGTAAAGAAGTATGTCATCTTTTCAAAAGAGCAGTGCAGGACTATTTGTCCGTTGATATATGGATCGAATATTGCTCCTTTATTCTTGGGGATGTTGGTTCTGCAGATGGTGTTAGTTCGGCGAGAGAAGTGTTTGAGGAAGCAGTTGCAGCCATTGGACTCCACGTAGGAAAAGGTTATCTTATTTGGGGTGCTTATAGGGATTTTGAAGTGGCTGTAATGAATTTGCATAACAAAGGctatgaatttgtttttaaagtttttcaacgACAGTTAGCCATACCATTGCTCAACATGGAGAAAAGCATTGAAGAGTTAAAAGATTTCGAAGACATTCCGGATTTTAAACGGTTCTCCTCATCCTCCTCACTCTCCTCCGTTTATCAAAATTCTCTGAAGAAACTACGGGGAAAGGAAGAATTTGAAAATGCCTTACTTCAGACAGTTGGGGACTCTGAAgcgaattttattaaatattctgagTACATTCAAGCTTTAAGGGATAATAAATCCTCGAGCCCTCCTGAAATACAAAATCTATATGAGCGTCGCATAACAGATCATTGTCTCAATCCCATTAGTTGGattgaatatttaaactatttggACTCTGTTctcaaaattcaaagtattgCCATGTCTGTTTATCGTAGAGCTATTCGCAACTGTCCTTGGTCTGGAAATTTATGGTGTAATTATATCAGAGCCCTTGAAGTATATGGATCTGATCTCAAGGAAATCACCAAAGTATTTGAAGAAGCTTTAGCATCTGGTTTTTCTGATCCTGTGGATTATTCACGGatttggataaattatattagttactttagaagaaaaattgacGATGGTAATGAGTCCGAGGATAGCTCAAAAGCAAAAACAGACTTAAAAGAGATTTTTGAGCGTGCTATAGATCATTTAGATGGAATTCCCAATTCTGACCCAGAATTAAAGCTTTCTAGATTTTGGGCATCAGTGTCTGGCGATCGTTTACGAGATATGGAGACAGCCAGAAAATGTTGGGCTAAAATTGTACATCTAATCGGTGATCGTATGATTTATTGGACGGAGTACGTAACTCTCGAAAAGTTGTACGGGGATAGTAAGCATTTAAGAAAGGTATTTCTTAGAggtatggaaaaaattaaagacttCCCTGATTATTTTGCTCATCTTTGGCGCCAATTTGAGCTTGAAGAAGGAGATTTAACCCAACTACAGAATGCAGAAGATAAGATACGAAAATGTTTGCTCATCAATGAAGAAAGACTAGCGAAAAAGACGGCTCAGACACAGGAGTTTAAAAAAAGCCAATCGgagaaaattgagaaaaagaaagataagGACAAGGACAGAAGAAGGGAAAAACGAAGATTTGAAGCAGAGGATCGACAGACTCAACGAAAAAGGAAGATGGGTGTTATAGAGCCACAAGGATTTCAAGTTATTATTGAGGAGGACGATGACAATGGggggaaaaagttgaaaaaggactcagatgaaaatgtatttaaagctCCCTTCCCCTTTGAAAACAAGGCCTTATATCAGCGAAATATTGAAGAAACTCAGATAAAGCACCTTTCTGGCTGTTcacaaatgaaagaaaatgaaggaGCTGTCAAGCCACCTCCTGGCTATACACAACCCGAAGGTACTAAAAAAACCGTCAAACCTCCCCCAGGTTATCAAAAGGAAGTTAAACCTCCTCCAGGCTTTAAATCTCAGCATAAAAGTACTGCTGAAATCGAAAATGGGTCAGGATCAGGCCGTCCCAATCCTgaatttaaagataaagaagAAAGTGACAGAACTATTTTTCTCAGTAACTTAAGCTTTGAAGTAACTGAGGAAGAAATTCGTGAAATGATGGAAAGTAGTGGTCCTGTGAAGGAGGTTCGATTAGCTAAAAATTTTAACGGTAAATCCCGTGGCTTTGCTTATGTTGATTTTGTGTATTCTGAGAGTGTTTCAAAATCAATTCTTCGAGACAATGAATTGTTGAAAGAGCGACCCGTCTATATTTCCATGTGTGATCCTAATAAGAAAGGCCATCAATTTAAATACGCTACCGttctcgaaaaaaataaattgtttgtcaGAGGACTTAATTTCTCGACTTCCAAAGAGGATCTCATAGAGTTGTTTTCTACATATGGAAAAGTGAAGGAAGTTCGAGTGGTGACGTTTCGAAATGGTAAATCCAAGGGTATAGCCTACGTGGACTTTGAAAACGAGTCTGATGCCACTAATGCAATCATGAAAATCGATGGCATGAACTTTATGGGCCACTTTATAAACGTCGCTTTTAGTAATCCGCctgagaagaaaaaagatatggAACCTGTATCTTGCCTAGGAGGGGGAGTTCTTAAAAAACAGGCACCCTTCCTTCCTAGATCTATTTTGAGTAAGACAAGGGATGTAACTGAGGGCTCTTCAACTTCTTCAACCGCTAATACGACGCCCAAATCCAATGCAGACTTTAGaaatcttttgttaaaaaaataa
- the LOC121126059 gene encoding pre-rRNA-processing protein TSR2 homolog translates to MSSTERSYFLTAIEAILSNWTALQLAISQNAAGSNSIAVGTWMSGAIVSWFEENKNVEYYEATELLETILNQEFNLIVQDGSADEIGRLICEFHSLIFHQKSNEENIINRLKSLPKCDLSKCKIEDPDSSNPMFEEGNDDAMECESSKPSKAVNNQPDEDGWFTVPSRSKK, encoded by the coding sequence ATGTCCTCGACGGAGCGATCATATTTCCTTACTGCAATTGAAGCCATTCTTAGTAATTGGACTGCCCTGCAATTAGCCATCAGTCAAAATGCAGCAGGTTCCAATTCCATAGCGGTTGGAACTTGGATGTCAGGGGCTATCGTCTCTTGGTTTGAGGAAAACAAAAATGTGGAATACTATGAAGCCACTGAATTGCTGGAAACTATATTAAACCAGGAATTTAATTTGATTGTACAAGACGGATCTGCAGATGAAATAGGAAGGCTCATTTGTGAGTTTCACAGTTTGATATTCCATCAAAAATCCAATGAggagaatattataaatagactCAAATCTTTGCCCAAATGTGACCTCTCAAAGTGTAAAATTGAGGATCCTGATTCTTCCAATCCTATGTTTGAAGAAGGAAATGATGATGCGATGGAATGTGAGAGTAGTAAGCCTTCCAAAGCAGTGAATAATCAGCCTGATGAAGATGGTTGGTTCACTGTTCCCAGTAGAAGcaagaaataa
- the hfp gene encoding poly(U)-binding-splicing factor PUF60, translating to MIPPPEEGYRPDPITDLDQTGHLISGPGARKDVGGRSNSHSLSSTGKLSSDQYLAVQKAKKYAMEQSIKMVLMKQTLAHQQAQAKTLQRHQAIVLMCRVYVGSINFEVKEDTIKQAFLPFGPIRSISMSWDPITQKHKGFAFVEYEMPEAAQLSLEQMNGVIISGRNIKVGRPSNMPQAQAVIDDITEEAKKYNRIYVASIHQDLSEEDIKSVFEAFGSIKFCELTMSSVPGRHKGYGFIEYDTLQSAQDAIGSMNLFDLGGQYLRVGRAITPPDTKNQGPPSAVPASMPTAAAVAAAAATAKIQAMDAVANNLGLTSDDIINRQQQQSNPSTQAPPAPSITTAPPEVVESIIPPVQTVSETTPVSAPQPPISFASSLPPPGVANLSSIGGSVVSTTVPMNDPKAEKEAAQRKQQEELQKKLMEGQEPSTLQQQENISIKGQSARHLVMQKLMRNSRESVVVLLKNMVNASEVDDELEEEIQDECSKFGEVSRVIIYQEKQSEEDDAEIIVKIFVEFKDHSSAKRAKDSLGGRFFGGKIVVAEIYDQDLYEHNDLSG from the exons ATGATCCCTCCTCCGGAAGAAGGATATCGTCCCGATCCCATCACGGATTTGGATCAAACGGGTCATCTCATCTCCGGCCCGGGTGCTCGTAAAGATGTTGGAGGTCGGAGTAACTCTCATTCCTTGAGCAGCACGGGAAAACTGAGCTCGGATCAATATTTGGCTGTTCAAAAAGCCAAGAAATACGCGATGGAGCAGAGTATCAAGATGGTTCTCATGAAGCAAACCCTTGCGCATCAACAGGCGCAAGCCAAAACACTGCAAAGGCATCAAGCCATTGTCCTCATGTGCCGGGTCTACGTGGGATCCATCAACTTTGAAGTGAAGGAAGACACCATCAAACAGGCTTTTCTTCCTTTTGGGCCCATTCGATCCATATCCATGTCCTGGGATCCCATCACGCAAAAG CACAAAGGATTTGCATTTGTGGAATATGAAATGCCAGAAGCGGCTCAACTCTCTTTAGAACAAATGAACGGAGTTATCATCTCCGGTCGAAACATCAAAGTGGGTCGCCCCTCCAACATGCCGCAAGCACAAGCCGTCATCGACGACATCACAGAAGAAGCAAAGAAATATAATCGCATCTACGTTGCATCAATTCATCAAGACCTGAGCGAAGAAGATATCAAAAGTGTCTTTGAGGCCTTCGGCTCTATTAAATTCTGTGAACTCACCATGTCTTCCGTACCCGGACGACACAAAGGCTATGGATTTATTGAGTATGACACGCTTCAAAGCGCACAGGATGCTATAGGCTCAATGAATTTGTTCGATCTGGGGGGTCAATATCTACGTGTTGGAAGAGCGATTACTCCTCCAGACACTAAGAATCAAGGACCTCCAAGTGCTGTACCTGCATCCATGCCTACAGCAGCGGCCGTTGCAGCCGCAGCTGCAACGGCTAAGATCCAAGCTATGGATGCGGTTGCTAATAACTTGGGTTTAACCTCCGATGATATCATCAATCGACAACAACAACAGTCAAACCCCTCGACTCAAGCACCTCCTGCTCCTTCAATAACGACTGCTCCACCTGAAGTTGTCGAATCCATTATTCCACCGGTTCAAACTGTGAGTGAGACGACTCCAGTTTCTGCACCTCAACCACCAATTTCCTTTGCATCTTCCTTACCTCCACCAGGTGTTGCTAACCTTTCTTCAATCGGAGGGAGTGTTGTATCCACTACTGTTCCTATGAATGATCCCAAAGCAGAAAAAGAAGCTGCTCAAAGAAAGCAACAGGAAGAGCTTCAGAAAAAGCTAATGGAAGGCCAGGAGCCCTCAACACTTcaacaacaagaaaatatttccaTTAAGGGCCAGAGTGCCAGACATCTAGTGATGCAGAAATTAATGAGAAATAGTAGAGAGTCTGTGGTGGTTCTACTCAAAAATATGGTCAATGCATCAGAGGTGGATGATGAACTTGAAGAGGAGATTCAAGATGAATGTTCTAAATTTGGAGAAGTGTCTcgtgttattatttatcaagaGAAGCAGTCTGAAGAAGATGATGCTgaaataatagtcaaaatatTTGTGGAATTTAAGGATCATTCATCTGCCAAGAGAGCCAAGGATTCATTGGGAGGTCGTTTCTTTGGTGGAAAGATTGTTGTTGCGGAGATTTATGATCAAGATCTCTATGAACATAACGATCTCTCCGGATAA